The Pigmentiphaga aceris DNA segment ATGCAACGGGCGTCTGCCCGGATGCACAGGCCAACAGCCGCGACCGACTCAACCTGCGCACCTATGGCATTGGTGCGCAGATTCTCAAGGACCTCGGCGTGGGGCAGATGAAGCTCCTGGCACGTCCGCGCAAGATGCCCAGCATGACGGGCTTTGCATTGACCGTGACCGGCTATGACGCCGGTGGCGATGCTGCGTCTTCCCCCGCCTCTTCCTCATTGGATACCCCCAGCAAATGAATCCCTACACCCTGACTCCCGACCTCGACGGCGAAGGCCTGCACATCTGCATCGTGCGCGCGCGTTTCAATGAAGAAATCGGCGTGGCCGAACTCGAATCCTGCCTGACCGAACTGGGTGCACTCGGCGTCGACGAACGCGACATCATGGTCATCACCGTGCCTGGCGCGCTGGAAATGGGCATCACCCTGCAACGTCTGGCCGAAACCGGCGAGTTCGATGCACTGATCGCACTGGGCGCAGTCGTGCGCGGCGAAACCTACCACTTCGAAGTGGTCAGCAACGAAAGCGCATCTGCCATCACCCGTGTGGCCATGGAAACCGGTATTCCGATCGCCAACGGCATTCTGACCGTCGACACCGACGAACAAGCCATGGCACGCACGGCAGACAAGGGCCGTGATTGCGCCCGTGCTGCGGTCGAGCTGGCCAATCTGTTGTCCGCACTCGAACCCGAGTCCGACGAAGACGACGAGGAAGAAGAGGATGAGTGATACCAACAACCCGGGTACCACCCCGGCCAGCGTCCCGGCCTCGGGCGGTGCGCGCCAGAACGCGCGCAGTGCGCGTCGGCGTGCGCGTGAAGTTGCGCTGCAAGGCCTGTACGAATGGCTGGTCAAAGGCGGCAACGGCCTGGAAGACCTGGGCGACGTCGATGCACATATGCGCGATGCCGACGGTTTCTCGGAAGCCGACTTCGAGCACTACAACTCGCTCCTGAGCGGCTCGGTGCGTGATGCCGCCGCCCTGCGTGAACGTTTCGCACCGTTTGTCGATCGTCCGATCGCCGAACTGTCGCCGGTCGAACACGGCATCTTGCTGCTGGCTACCTACGAACTGCTGCACCACGTCGACATTCCCTACAAGGTGGTGATCAACGAGGCAGTGGAACTGGCCAAGTCCTTTGGCGGTACCGACGGCTTCAAGTTCGTCAACGGCGTGCTCGACAAGCTGGCGATCGATGTGCGCGGTGCCGAGGTTCAGGCCCGTCGCTGATCGCGACAGGCTGACCGCTATTCAATTGAATCCGTTCAATTGATCTTCGCCAGAATGATCTTCGCCAAGATCCCTTGCGACGGATCGATCTTCACCAGATCGATCGTCGCCAGGCTGGCGTGCGTTGAGTCAAGCTGCGTTGGGTCAAGCTGTATTCAGCCAAGCCTCGCCAGGTCGCCTCATGGCCGATAGCGAGTTCGCGCTGATCCGTCGCTATTTCGCCCGCCCGGCCCCCGATGGGGTGCTGGGCGTGGGTGACGACTGCGCCTTGCTGCCACCTACTGCCGGCCACCTGGCAATCAGCACCGACCTGCTGATCGAGGGCATTCATTTCTTCCCCGATGTCGACCCGGTGGCCTTGGGCCACAAGGCGCTCGCCGTCAATCTGTCCGACCTTGCCGCCATGGGGGCCACGCCCCGTGCCTTTGTGCTCGCCTTGGCGCTGCCGAAGGTCGATCACGTCTGGCTGGAAGGTTTTTCGCGTGGCCTGCTGGCCTTGGCCGATGCGCACGGCTGCGCGCTGATCGGCGGTGATACCACCCGCAATCCGCAAGGCATTGCCATCGACGTCACCATCTTCGGTGAGGTGCCCGCGCAGCTTGCCTTGCGTCGCGATGGCGCAAAGGTGGGCGACGACATCTGGGTATCGGGCACGCTGGGCGATGCCGATGTGGCGCTGCGCCTGCTGCTCGCCGATGGTTCCGTATCAGATCCGAATGGCAGCGTGCTGGCCGCGACCCGCACCGCCCTGGAATGGCCGCAGCCGCAGGTAGCGCTGGGCCTGGCCTTGCGTGGTGTTGCCAGCGCCGCCCTGGATATCTCGGACGGCTTGGCACAAGACCTGGGCCATATATTGCGTGCAAGCGGTGTGGGTGCCGAGCTTCGGGTGGCCGATCTGCCCCTGTCACCGACGCTGGCTGCGTTGCCCTCAGCACTGGCCCGCCGCAGCGCGCTGACCGGTGGGGATGTCTACCAGCTGTGCTTCTGCGCCCCCGCGTCGGCTCGTGGCGAGCTGGCGGCGATTGCGCAGCGGCTTGCGTTGCCGCTTACGCGCGTCGGGCAGATCGTGGCGGGCAGCGGTCTGCGGGTGATGGACGAGCATGGCCAGGTATTGCCGCCCGTGGCGGGCGGATTCGATCATTTCGGCAGCGGGCAGGGCGGCGACTGAGCTGACCGTGAACGTCGGCCCGGTGCACGTGGCAGCGCGTGCTTGCCGCTGTCATGTTGCCCTCGTGTTGTTGTCCATCTTCATTTTTCGATTCGCCTCATGAGCCAATTTCCCAATCCCTTTCCTGACAAGCAGGCGTCCACCGATGCGGTCAAGCCGACATGGGCATGGACCCGCCAGAAAGCGTCGCGCCTGATCGCGTTCGGCTTCGGCAGCGGACTGATTCGGCCCGCTCCCGGCACCTGGGGCACCTTGGCCGCGTGGTTCATATGGAACCTGCTGGTGCCAAATGGCCTGTCGCCCTGGACGGTTGGCATCGGCCTGGTGCTGGCCTTCCTGCTGGGCATCTGGGCCTGTGAGCGGGCGGGTGCCGATCTGGGCGTGCCAGATCACGGTGGCATGGTGTGGGATGAGATGGTGGCGTTCTGGCTGGTGCTGTGGCTGATCCCGGATTCACTCATGGCACAGGCATTCGGTTTCCTGCTGTTCCGCATCTTCGACATTGCCAAGCCCGCACCCATTCGCCATTTCGACCGCCACTTGAAAGGTGGCCTGGGTGTCATGTGGGACGACATTCTGGCTGCGGGCTACGTCTTGCTGATCTTTGCTGCCTACACCTACATCTTCGACTGAGGAATCGTTCATGAACCCCGAAATGCTTGCGCTTGCACAGTCGCTGGGTGCCGACCTGCTGGCTCGGCGCGCTACGCTTGCCACCGCAGAGTCTTGCACCGGGGGCCTGGCGGCGGCGGCAATGACCGCCATTGCCGGCTCAAGCCAGTGGTTCGACCGTGGGTTCGTGACCTACACCAATCAGGCCAAGATAGACGACCTGGGCGTAGACGAAGCAACGCTTGTGCAATATGGCGCGGTCAGTGAGCCGACGGCACGCGAAATGGCGCTGGGGGCCTTGCTTGCCAGCGGGGCCACGCACGCGTTGGCCACGACCGGTATTGCCGGGCCTGGTGGTGCAACTTCTGGCAAACCGGTGGGCATGGTCTGCTTCGGCTGGGCCTGGCGCGAGGCAGACGCCGCGCACGTGCGCAGTGCCACGCATTATTTCGATGGCGATCGGACGACGATTCGAGATGCTGCGGTGTGCGCAGCGCTGCGCGGTGTGTTTGACGACAAGCCGGAAGAATAAGGTGCCGGGCTGAACCGCAGCTAATATGATTTGGCGCGACTTGGTAAAGGCATCTCGTCAGGCAGAAAATGCATCCAGAAAACTGACAGACTGGATGATCGACCAGATACTGAAAATGATCAGGCTGAGCGTGACGGTGACAATGGCTGCGTAGTAGGCAAGCTTGGCCTTCCACTGCGCTGTCGCGCCAAACTGGAAATTTTCTGCTTCTTCATTTGGCAGGCCTTGTTGGCGATCGCTGTCGGCCTGACCGTATTGGCGCGCTTTCCGATGCCCTTTCCGGAGTGATTTCAACAGTACCGACCGGCTATCGACAAACCATCCTGCACATAAAAGACATAGCAGGATCGTTGTATAGATTAAAAAATCCATAGATATAAATCCGTAGATAAAAATCTGAAATCGAATGCCGAAAAGGTCAGGGCACGATAGTAAAAGCGCTCAATACAAAGAGTTACGTATTATGGTGCGTCGCGAAAGCCAATGTCAGAAAATGTCAGAACGGGCTGGTTTAAAGCGATAAGCACATTAAAAAGAAGCCGGGTTTACGCGTGCAATGCGCGTATGACACGATTTGTGTCCGTAAATATTTGGCCAATAATTAGTTCGGAAATAGCGCGCATTTCTGCTTAGCGCTATTCAAACTTTCAGGCCTTGCATCGATCAGCAAGGGCCTGCTCCTACCCAGGCACCGTTCATGGTGCAGAACCCGGCCGGTTCACCAGAACAGTGCGAGTGCCCAGGTTGCGATGGTCGATCTCGGGGCGCTGGTGCCTATGGATATCCCTCGACCATGGAATAGTCTGGCTTTTGCGAGCATCCGCACGAAAACAGCATTAGCCGTTATTTTGCTGGTAAAGCGTGCGTGTTGGCATCTTTTAATGGATTTTCCTTGATCCTGCGCAAATCCTGGCTCGGGTTTTTCCTCTTGCTTGCGTGAAATGGCCCGGGTATTGCTATTAGCTCATGACTACTGTCGACAGAAGACAGCCCCGTCATCGGCCACCAGTGATGCGCGTGCAGCGCCCTGGTTTTGAGCAAAGGGAGCAACATGAACGTGCAATCGTTAAGCAGCCGCAAGGCTCCAATGTCGGACGCGGAAGCGCAGGTCCGTCGCGATTTGGCAGCCGCCTATCGGCTGGTGGCGTCTTACGGGATGGATGACAGCATCTATACACACATCTCGGCGCGTGTTCCCGGGACGGAAGACCAGTTCCTGATCAATCCCTTTGGCATGCTGTTTCGCGACATCACGGCATCTTCGCTGGTGAAGATCGATCTGGAAGGCCGGATCATCGAGCCCTCGCCCTACGACGTGAACCCTGCGGGTTTCACGATCCATAGCGCCATTCATTCCACCCGTCACGACGCGGTGTGCGTGGCCCACACCCACACGTTGGCCGGGGTGGCGGTGTCGTCGCTGGAAGAAGGTCTGCAGCCCTGCAACCAGTGGGCGCTGCAATTCCACAACCGCGTGGTCTATCACGAGTTCGAAGGCATTGCGCTGGATCACAGCGAGCGCGAGCGCCTGATCGCTGATCTGGGCCCAACCTCCCGCGCCATGATCCTGCGCAACCACGGCCTGCTGACCGTGGGCCGCACCGTAGCCGAAGCCTTCCTGCTGATGCTGAACCTGAATCGTGCCTGCGAAGTGCAGATTGCCATTCAGAGCACCGGCAAGAAAATCCACATGGTGCCGGACGCCGTGTGTGAGTTGACCGCACAGCAGTACGAAGGCGGTGACTCCAATCGCCTGCCTGGCAGCGCTGACCCCGATGCGCGTGAATGGGCCGCCATGTTGCGCCGTCTCGGCCCGCCGGACGCCACCACCTACCTCGATTGATGGGCCCGGCGGCCTCTGCGCCGCCGGCATGCAGTCCTCCTTCCAACCGATCCCCCACGACCCGGAGACTCTTTCCATGAAACGCCGCAATTTCATTCAGTTGAGCGCCGCAGCAGCCGGCATTTCCATCGCAGGCGTGCCCATGCACCTGCTGGCTGCGGGGAAGAAGGGGGGCGACCTGAACGTCATCGTTCAGCCGGAACCGCCCGGTCTGATGCTGGGCATCGTGCAGAACGGACCTGCCCAACTGGTGTCCGGCAACATCTACGAAGGGCTGCTGCGCTACGACGAGAAGCTCAACCCGTCGCCGCTGCTGGCCGAGTCCTGGACCAAGAGCGACGATTCGCTCACCTACACCTTCAAGCTCAAGCCCAACGTCACCTGGCACGATGGCAAGCCCTTCACCTCGGCTGACGTGGTGTTCTCGGCCGATGTCTTCCTGCGCAAGACCCACGCCCGCCTGCGCGCCAGTCTGGCCGCCATCGAAAGCATTACCGCGCCCGACGCATCCACCGTGGTGTTCAAGCTCAAGCATCCGTTCGGTCCCTTCATGGGCCTGTTCGAAACCGGCACCATGCCGATGGTGCCCAAGCACATCTACGAAAATACCGACTTCCTGACCAACCCGGCCAACAACACGCCGATCGGCACCGGTCCGCTGAAGTTCAAGCAATGGGTCAAGGGTTCGTACATCCAGCTGGAAGCCAACAAGGCCTATCACCAGCCCGATGTACCAATGGTCGACAACGTGTACTTCCACGTGATCCCGGATGCCGCTGCGCGTGCTGCGGCGTTCGAGTCGGGCAAGGTCGATGTGGTGCCCGGTGGCGCAGTCGAATTCTTCGATGTCGAACGTCTGGGCAAGCTGCCGGGCGTATCGATCTCGACCAAGGGCTGGGAGTTCTTTGCGCCGCAGTCCTGGCTGTGGCTGAACAACCGCAAGAAGCCGATGGACGATGTGAAATTCCGTCAGGCCGTGATGTATGCAATCGACCGCGAAGCCATGGCGCGCGTGGCCTGGTTCGGTTCGGCCAAAGTGGCCACCGGCCCCTTCAACAGCAACATCAAATTCTTCAGCGACAAGGTGAAGAAGTATCCGCGTGACATTGCCAAGGCCAAGGCCCTGCTGGCGGAATCCGGCTACAAGAAAGAACCGCTGCGTCTGCTGGCCTTGCCTTACGGCGAGACCTGGCAGCGTCAGGCCGAAATGGTGCGCCAGAATCTGAGCCAGGTCGGCATCAACGTGCAGATGGTCCCGACGGATGTTGCCGGTTGGAACCAGCGCCTGAACGAGTGGGACTACGACATGGCCTTCACCTACGTGTATCAGTACGGTGATCCGGCTCTGGGCGTGTCGCGCAACTACACCAGCGACAACATTGCCAAGGGCTCGCCGTTCAACAACGTCGAGGGCTACAGCAACCCCAAGGTCGATGCCCTGTTTGCCGCCGGCGTGAAGGAACCGGACCCGGTCAAACGCGGCCAGATCTACCTGGAAGTACAGCAGATCTTGCTGGAAGAAGTGCCGGTCGCCTGGCTGCATGAAATCAACTTCCCGACCCTGTATCGCACCAAGGTCAACAACCTGATCAGTTCCGGCATTGGCTTGAACGACAGCCTGGGGCGTGCATGGATCGCCTGACCTCGACGGGCCGGAGACACGCCTGATGAAACGCCTCCAATTCATGTCCATCCGTGTGCTGCAGGGGATTGCAGCACTCCTGGTGATCGCCACGATCAACTTCATGTTGATCCGGGCCGCACCGGGCGATCCGGTGTCGGTGATGGCCGGCGAAGCGGGGGCGTCCGATCCCCAGTTCGTGGCACAGCTGCGCGCCCAGTTCGGTCTTGACCAGCCGCTGAGCACACAACTGTTCAACTACCTGGGACACGTGGTCCAGCTCGACCTGGGGTTCTCGTATCGCCAGCAGCAGCCGGTCCTGGATCTGATTCTGGATCGTCTGCCCGCCACCTTGCTGCTGACCGGCTCGGCGTTCGCCTTGTCGATTCTGCTGGGAGTGGTGCTGGGTGCCTACGCCGCACGCCGGGCGGGTACCTGGATCGACAGCCTCACCACGGTCGTGGCCTTGGTGTTCTACGCCACGCCGCTGTATTGGCTGGCGCTGATGGCGGTGCTGCTGTTCTCGATCAAGCTGGGGTGGCTGCCTGCCTTCGGCTACATCACCGTCGGTTCCGGCATGACGGGCTTTGCGCTGGCGATGGATATCGCCGCCCACCTGGTATTGCCGGCCGTGACCTTGGCGCTGTTCTACATGGCGGTCTACGCACGGATGACACGTGCATCCATGCTGGAAGTCGCGCAGATGGACTTCGTGAAAACGGCACGCGCCAAGGGTGTGCGGCCGGGGCGAATTCAGCGTGCGCACATTCTGCGCAATGCGCTGTTGCCGGTGATCACGCTTGCCGGTATCCAGGCTGGCGGCATGATCGGCGGCGCGGTGCTGACCGAGACCGTATTCGCGTGGCCAGGTATTGGCCGCCTGATGTTCGATGCCTTGCTGCAGCGTGATTACAACCTGCTGCTGGGCTGTTTCCTGGTGACGGCGGCCATGGCCGTGCTGTTCAACCTGATCACCGACTTGGCGTACACGCTGGTCGATCCGCGTATCGAACTATGACGATAAAAAACGGATTCTGGCGGCGTTTCTGTCGCAACAAGGGCGCGGTGATCGGGCTTGCCGTGCTGGTGATCGCGACGCTGGTCGCATTGATCGGACCGTGGCTGGCCCCGAACGATCCGTGGGACATGGTTGAGCGTCCCTTCCTGTCACCGATGGGCGGGCCTGGCATGTTGTTGGGGACCGATACGCTGGGTCGCGACATCCTGTCTGGCGTGATTCACGGCACGCGGGTGTCGCTGCTGATCGGTCTGGTGTCCACAGTGGTGTCGCTGTTGATCGGCGTATCGCTCGGTGCCATGTCCGGCTACTTCGGTGGCTGGATAGATGCTGCGCTGATGCGCTTCACGGAACTGTTCCAGGCCATTCCCAGCTTCGCGTTGGCAATCGTGTTGGTGGCGGTTTTCGAGCCCAGCCTGGGTTCGATCATTGCGGCGATCTCGCTGGTGTCGTGGCCACCGGTGGCGCGCTTGGTACGCGGCGAATTTCTGACCTTGCGACAGCGTGACTTCGTGGCGGCGGCGCTGCTGGCCGGGCAATCGACACCACGCATCATCCTGACGCAGATTCTGCCCAACGCCATCTCGCCAATCATCGTGATGGGCTCGCTGATGATCGCCAGCGCCATCTTGCTGGAGTCCAGCCTGAGCTTCCTCGGCCTGGGGGACCCCAACGCCATGAGCTGGGGCTACATGGTGGGCTCGGCGCGCACGGTGTTGTTGCAAGCCTGGTGGATGGCCGTGTTCCCAGGGCTGGCGATTGTGCTGACGGTGCTGGCATTCAACCTGGTGGGCGAGGGCTTGAACGACGGCCTGAATGCACGTGCCGACGGGAGAACCAAATGAGCGACAAAGACAAGGCCGTCGACCATCACGGTCCCGTTCTGGATATCCAGGGCTTGAGCATCCGCCTGCCGCCCGGCGGTGACCGCGAGCTGGCTGTCACCAATGCATCGATGACCTTGATGCCCGGCCAGACCTTGTGTGTGGTGGGTGAATCGGGTTCGGGCAAATCGATGATCGCCAACGCCGTGATGGGCTTGCTGCCTGTACCCAAGGTGGCACCGGTGGCGGGCCGGATCATGTTCGACGGGCAGGATCTGCTGACTATGAACGAGGAGCAGATGCGCACGCTGCGCGGACGCCGCATCGGCATGGTGTTCCAGGAACCGATGACTGCGCTGAACCCGTTGATGCGCATTGGCGACCAGCTGGGGGAAGTGATTGATGCCCACGGCGACGTGGCGGCAGACGACAAGCGCAAACGCATCATCGCGGCACTGACGGACGTGGGCCTGCCCGACCCGGAATTGTTGATCGAGGCCTACCCGTTCCGCTTGTCGGGTGGCCAGCGTCAGCGGGTCATGATTGCGTGCGCCTTGCTGCTGGAACCGCGTCTGCTGATTGCTGATGAGCCAACCACTGCGCTGGACGTGACCACCCAAGCGCAGATTCTGTTGTTGATCAAGGAACTGCAGCAGCGTCGCGGCACCGCAGTGCTGTTCATCACCCACGACTTTGGGGTGGTGTCGGAAATTGCCGACCATGTGGTGGTGATGCAGATGGGCGTGGCGGTCGAGTTCGGCCCCGCTGCTGGAGTCCTGCAAAACCCCCAGCACGCATACACCCGCAAGCTGATCGCGGCGATTCCTGGTGGGGTGTTGCGCAAGCCGAATCCGTCACCCGATTCGCACTTCGTGTTGCAGGTGCAAGACCTGTGCAAGACCTATCGATCGGGCGGCACGCTGTTCCGTCGCGGCCGTGAAGTGCAGGCGGCGCGCAATGTCAGCTTCGAGCTGCGTCGTGGCGAAACGCTGGGGGTAGTTGGTGAGTCTGGGTCGGGCAAGACCAGTGTCGGTCGTTGCCTGGTGGGACTGGCACCGTTCGATAGCGGTCGCATCGTGTTCAACGGCCGCAATCTGGCGCAAGGCGAACAATTCCGTCGTGCCGCAGCCGGCAAGATTCAGATGGTGTTTCAGGACCCTTATGCGTCCTTGAATCCGCGTCATCGCATCGGGTCTGCAATTGCTGCCGGCCCGATTGCGCAAGGGGTATCGCGCGAGATTGCAATGGCGCGCACCCTGGAATTGCTGAGTCTGGTTGGTCTGGGGGCGGACGCGGCCGATCGTTTCCCGCACGAATTTTCGGGCGGCCAGCGACAGCGGATTGCGATTGCGCGTGCCTTGGCGATGGAACCCGAACTGCTGGTGGCTGACGAGCCGGTATCGGCATTGGACGTATCCGTGCAGGCGCAGGTGCTGGAACTGTTTGGCGACGTGCGCAAGCGCTTTGGCCTGGCGATGGTATTCATCACCCACGACCTGCGCGTGGCGGGCGAGATGTGCGACTACATCGCCGTCATGCAGCGAGGCACCGTGGTCGAATACGGGCCTACCCACGACGTGCTGACCAATCCGCAGAACCCATACACGCGTCAGTTGATCGATGCGGTTCCGCGTCTGGACCGCCAGCCCGATGTGGCGCTGACGGCTTGATGGGAAGCCTGACCTTCACCGCCACACATGCATCCGCACCGCACAACGCATGAGCACCATGAACACTACCGACGCGACCGATACTCTTGACTCCAGCGCCACCAAGGACACCAGCGTTTCACCGCGCAAACCCTGCGTGGCATTCCTGAGTGCCGTGCTCGACATGCATTACCTGGTGCCTGCATTCAAGGCTGCATGCCCGGGCATCGATCTGCGCCTGGGCTCCGACCTGGGCAAGCTCGACGAGATCGATGCTGCACTGTGCTGGTATCCGCCTGCCGGGGTGATGTCGCAGATGCCGAATTTGCGTCTGGTGCAGTCGGTAGGTGCCGGCGTCGATCACATTCTGGCGGTCCCCGATCTGCCTGCATCGGCCTCGCTGTGCCGCATTGTCGACCCCGACATGGCGCGTGGCATGGTCGCCTATGTCACGTGGGCGGTCATCCACCGCCATCGGCACATGGACGACTACATTGAAAGCGCGCGCAGTCATTCATGGGTCGAACAACCCGTGGTCGCACCGCGTAAACACCGCGTCGGCATTGCCGGGCTGGGCACGCTCGGCATGGCCTGCGCGCGTACCTTGCTCGGCATCGGGTACTCGGTCTGCGGCTGGAGCCGCAGTGCCAAGTCGGACCTGCCGGAAGGGCTTGCCGCCTACGCAGGCAATGACACGCTGGGCGAGTTTCTTGGCCAGTGCGACACCTTGATCTGCCTGTTGCCCCTGACCGACGAGACGCGCGGTTTCCTGAATGAAAAACTGTTCGCGCAGTTGCCCAAGGGTGCGCACCTGATCAACGTCGGCCGGGGTGACCACCTTGTTGAAGCCGACTTGCTGACCGCGCTTGCCAGCGGGCAGGTCGGTGCCGCTACGCTGGATGCGCTAACGCAGGAACCTCTGCCGGCCGAGCACCCGTTCTGGGCCGACCCACGCATTCTGATCACGCCGCACATTGCCACCCGCACCAGCCCCGACGTGATTGCTGCGCAGATGCTGAACAACCTGACGGTGCTCGATGCCGGTGGGCGGCCGCGTTGGCAGACCGATCCGGCCACGGGGTATTGAGGTATTTACCGAACCTGTCTTCTGAACCTGTTTTTGAGCTATTTTCCGAACCGCATATTTCCTGAACCGCCCACCCTCTGAACCGGGCGTTGCGCCCGGACCAGGACAAACCGTGCAAGCTTTTTTTAGTGAAGACCAGCTCGGCCACGACCCACAGCAATTCATGCGCTTGGGTCGCATTCACAAGCCCGCGGACCTGCCGACCCGGCCGCTGGCCCTGCGCAGCGCGTTGGCCGCGCGGGGAATCGACACCATCACGCCAAGTGATTACGGGCGGGCTCCGCTGGAAACCGTGCACAGCCCGGACTACCTGGATTTCCTGGAATCGGCCTACGAACGCTGGCACGCGCTGGCAGGTGGCGCGGTGCAACCCGGACCGGAAGTCCTGGCCAACATGAGCCCCTATGTGCTGGACCCGGCACAACGTAGCGAGGGTGTTCGCGGTGCCTGCCCGTCCCCAGCCGTGGTCGCGCAGGCCGGCTGGTATCTGGGTGACTTGTCGGTGCCGCTGGGGCCTTTGTCCTGGCGCTCGATGCTGCGTTCCGCGCACAGTGCGGTGGCTGCGGCCGAGGCGGTCATCGCGGCAGGCACTGCCAATCCCACTATCACCTACGCGCTGTGCCGGCCCTCTGGCCATCACGCACGTCGGGACCGGGCTTCGGGCTTTTGCTACATCAACAACAGCGCCATCGCAGCCGAGCTGCTGTGCCGGCAATTCGGTCGGGTGGCGGTGCTTGATGTCGATGCGCACCACGGCGACGGCACGCAGCAGATCTTCTACGAACGCGCCGATGTGATGACCATCTCGACCCACGCCGACCCGTCGAACTACTTTCCGTTCTATGTGGGTTACGCGCAAGAGCCGGGCAGCGGTGCAGGTGAAGGCTTCAACCTGAACCTGTCCTTGCCGCACGGCAGTGGCAACGAGGTGTTCTTCGACGCGCTTGATCGTGCGCTCGATGCCTTGCAGGCCTACGCGCCTAAAGCGCTGGTACTGCCGCTGGGTTTCGACACCTACAAGGACGATCCCATCAGCGTGCTGCGCTTCGACTTCGACGCGTATCGCAGGGTGGGCGAGCGTGTGCGCGAACTGGGTTTGCCAACCGTGGTGGTGCAGGAAGGTGGCTACATGGTCGATGCAATCGGCCCCGGGCTCGATGCCTTCCTGCAAGGCCTGGGAGTCTGATACCAGCGTGAACCATCCACAGCAGCGGTCGCCGGCGATTGCCGGCAAGCAGACGGCAGGGCAGGCAGCAGGACACGCAGCCGGACAAGCAGCCCGGCCGGGCGCAGGGCAGGGAACTGCACAG contains these protein-coding regions:
- a CDS encoding ABC transporter ATP-binding protein produces the protein MSDKDKAVDHHGPVLDIQGLSIRLPPGGDRELAVTNASMTLMPGQTLCVVGESGSGKSMIANAVMGLLPVPKVAPVAGRIMFDGQDLLTMNEEQMRTLRGRRIGMVFQEPMTALNPLMRIGDQLGEVIDAHGDVAADDKRKRIIAALTDVGLPDPELLIEAYPFRLSGGQRQRVMIACALLLEPRLLIADEPTTALDVTTQAQILLLIKELQQRRGTAVLFITHDFGVVSEIADHVVVMQMGVAVEFGPAAGVLQNPQHAYTRKLIAAIPGGVLRKPNPSPDSHFVLQVQDLCKTYRSGGTLFRRGREVQAARNVSFELRRGETLGVVGESGSGKTSVGRCLVGLAPFDSGRIVFNGRNLAQGEQFRRAAAGKIQMVFQDPYASLNPRHRIGSAIAAGPIAQGVSREIAMARTLELLSLVGLGADAADRFPHEFSGGQRQRIAIARALAMEPELLVADEPVSALDVSVQAQVLELFGDVRKRFGLAMVFITHDLRVAGEMCDYIAVMQRGTVVEYGPTHDVLTNPQNPYTRQLIDAVPRLDRQPDVALTA
- a CDS encoding glyoxylate/hydroxypyruvate reductase A; protein product: MSTMNTTDATDTLDSSATKDTSVSPRKPCVAFLSAVLDMHYLVPAFKAACPGIDLRLGSDLGKLDEIDAALCWYPPAGVMSQMPNLRLVQSVGAGVDHILAVPDLPASASLCRIVDPDMARGMVAYVTWAVIHRHRHMDDYIESARSHSWVEQPVVAPRKHRVGIAGLGTLGMACARTLLGIGYSVCGWSRSAKSDLPEGLAAYAGNDTLGEFLGQCDTLICLLPLTDETRGFLNEKLFAQLPKGAHLINVGRGDHLVEADLLTALASGQVGAATLDALTQEPLPAEHPFWADPRILITPHIATRTSPDVIAAQMLNNLTVLDAGGRPRWQTDPATGY
- a CDS encoding histone deacetylase family protein, with the translated sequence MQAFFSEDQLGHDPQQFMRLGRIHKPADLPTRPLALRSALAARGIDTITPSDYGRAPLETVHSPDYLDFLESAYERWHALAGGAVQPGPEVLANMSPYVLDPAQRSEGVRGACPSPAVVAQAGWYLGDLSVPLGPLSWRSMLRSAHSAVAAAEAVIAAGTANPTITYALCRPSGHHARRDRASGFCYINNSAIAAELLCRQFGRVAVLDVDAHHGDGTQQIFYERADVMTISTHADPSNYFPFYVGYAQEPGSGAGEGFNLNLSLPHGSGNEVFFDALDRALDALQAYAPKALVLPLGFDTYKDDPISVLRFDFDAYRRVGERVRELGLPTVVVQEGGYMVDAIGPGLDAFLQGLGV